In Gracilimonas sp., a single window of DNA contains:
- a CDS encoding IS1595 family transposase: MPINNKYVYRSRITEAKFRQFLKLFCLDLTATQIAELTHLSRNSVNKYLKAIRGRIAELCESESPFSGQVEVDESYFGARRAKGKRGQGARGKTIVFGIFKRNGNVYTEIVPDASKKSLQRVIRGKVSPNSIIHSDGWRGYNGLVDLGYAKHLRFNYRKENIYPKLLTYIRQEPLKLF, encoded by the coding sequence ATGCCAATTAATAACAAATATGTTTACCGTTCAAGAATTACAGAGGCCAAATTCAGGCAGTTTTTGAAGCTTTTTTGTCTGGATTTGACAGCCACTCAGATAGCTGAATTGACCCATCTGAGTCGTAATTCTGTGAACAAGTATTTGAAGGCGATTCGTGGTCGCATTGCTGAGCTTTGCGAGAGCGAATCTCCTTTTAGTGGCCAAGTTGAAGTCGATGAATCTTACTTCGGTGCCCGTCGGGCCAAAGGCAAACGAGGCCAAGGAGCCCGAGGTAAAACCATTGTCTTCGGAATCTTTAAACGTAATGGAAACGTGTATACAGAAATTGTCCCAGATGCCTCGAAAAAGAGCCTTCAACGTGTTATTCGGGGTAAAGTGAGTCCCAATAGCATCATACACTCTGACGGGTGGAGAGGCTATAACGGACTGGTGGATCTGGGCTATGCCAAACACCTTCGGTTTAATTATCGTAAAGAAAATATTTATCCAAAATTGTTAACATACATCCGTCAAGAACCGCTTAAGTTGTTTTGA
- a CDS encoding thioredoxin domain-containing protein: MPNKLASEKSPYLQQHADNPVDWYPWGKEAFTKAKKENKPVFLSIGYATCHWCHVMAHESFEDPEIAKLMNDAFVNVKVDREERPDIDSTYMTVCQMLTGHGGWPLTIIMTPDKEPFFAGTYIPKEARFNRIGLRQLIPGVAGMWKNEPKRVEKATAKIREGFTKSQDFESGNFPGMEAVDFAAEQLVKRFDQEYAGFGEAPKFPSPHNLMFLLRQWKIKKEDRLLKMVSKTLTQMRLGGIWDHIGFGFHRYSTDREWLLPHFEKMLYDQALMMMAYTEGWQATRHPLFHQTVYEIAEYLERNLTHPNGAFYSAEDADTEDEEGKFYVWENDELESVLTKNDYEKFAELFGITKEGNFKDEATKKLTGKNIPHLPEILNNDEYSWFTDIRKTLFEKREQRINPLLDDKILTDWNALMIAALAKAGFALNEEKLKETAETAYRFLQKHLIKNGQLLHRFKDGEAAIPAMADDYAFLIWALIELYQTTFKPEYLQKALKWNQHFLDLFWDEDKGGFYFSVSDEDQVYGRQKQIFDGAIPSSNSVAMMNLIRLSRLTGNTNLEEYADKIGKAFSADLIRSGASICQGIQSIQFLNADTKELSLIVDSNEKATLLQALKSHFRPFSVNHIIDKDNRNELADCAPYTASQQKIEGEPTLYVCEGFTCEQPIKGAEEIQKVLK; the protein is encoded by the coding sequence ATGCCGAATAAACTCGCTTCAGAAAAAAGTCCTTATTTACAACAACATGCTGATAATCCGGTGGATTGGTATCCATGGGGCAAGGAAGCCTTTACAAAAGCCAAAAAAGAAAACAAGCCCGTCTTCTTGTCTATTGGATATGCCACTTGCCACTGGTGCCACGTAATGGCGCATGAAAGTTTTGAAGACCCGGAAATCGCAAAACTCATGAACGATGCTTTTGTGAATGTAAAAGTAGATCGCGAAGAGCGCCCGGATATTGACAGTACTTATATGACGGTTTGCCAGATGCTTACCGGCCACGGCGGCTGGCCGTTAACCATTATTATGACCCCCGACAAGGAACCTTTTTTTGCGGGTACATATATTCCTAAAGAAGCGCGATTTAATCGCATTGGGCTTCGCCAGCTGATCCCCGGAGTAGCCGGGATGTGGAAGAACGAACCAAAGCGTGTTGAAAAAGCCACCGCAAAAATCAGGGAAGGGTTTACAAAATCACAGGACTTTGAAAGTGGAAATTTCCCGGGTATGGAAGCCGTGGACTTTGCTGCAGAACAACTTGTTAAACGTTTTGATCAGGAATATGCCGGTTTTGGAGAAGCTCCAAAATTTCCAAGCCCACACAACCTGATGTTTTTACTTCGCCAATGGAAAATAAAGAAAGAAGATCGCTTACTGAAAATGGTTTCCAAAACATTAACTCAAATGCGTTTAGGTGGTATTTGGGATCATATTGGATTTGGCTTTCATCGATATTCAACTGATCGGGAATGGCTGCTCCCTCATTTTGAAAAAATGCTTTACGATCAAGCCTTGATGATGATGGCCTATACCGAAGGCTGGCAAGCCACCCGGCATCCCCTCTTTCACCAAACGGTATATGAAATAGCTGAATACCTGGAGCGAAATTTAACACATCCAAACGGAGCTTTTTACTCGGCTGAAGATGCAGACACTGAGGACGAAGAGGGAAAATTTTATGTATGGGAAAATGATGAACTGGAGTCAGTGCTTACCAAAAATGATTATGAAAAATTTGCAGAATTATTCGGTATCACCAAAGAGGGAAATTTCAAGGATGAAGCCACAAAAAAACTGACCGGAAAAAACATCCCTCACCTGCCTGAAATACTGAATAATGATGAATATTCGTGGTTCACGGATATCAGAAAAACATTGTTTGAAAAACGAGAGCAACGTATTAATCCTTTATTGGATGATAAAATTCTTACCGACTGGAACGCGCTCATGATTGCCGCCCTAGCTAAAGCCGGGTTTGCCCTCAATGAAGAGAAACTTAAAGAAACGGCTGAAACCGCATACCGTTTTCTTCAGAAACATTTAATAAAAAACGGGCAATTGCTACATCGCTTTAAAGATGGAGAAGCAGCTATTCCTGCCATGGCGGATGATTATGCATTTCTTATTTGGGCCTTAATTGAATTATACCAGACTACCTTTAAACCCGAGTATTTGCAAAAGGCACTGAAATGGAATCAGCATTTTCTGGATTTATTTTGGGATGAAGATAAAGGTGGTTTTTATTTTAGTGTTTCAGATGAAGACCAGGTTTATGGACGGCAAAAGCAGATCTTTGACGGAGCTATTCCCTCCTCAAATTCCGTTGCGATGATGAATTTGATACGCTTGAGTCGCTTAACGGGGAATACAAATTTAGAGGAATACGCCGACAAAATCGGGAAAGCTTTTTCAGCCGATTTAATCCGTTCAGGTGCAAGCATTTGTCAGGGAATCCAATCCATTCAGTTTTTAAATGCTGATACCAAAGAGCTTTCTTTGATTGTTGACTCAAATGAAAAGGCAACGCTCTTGCAAGCCCTGAAAAGCCATTTCAGGCCCTTTTCTGTTAACCATATAATAGACAAGGATAACCGTAATGAATTAGCAGATTGTGCACCCTATACTGCTTCCCAACAAAAGATTGAAGGTGAACCAACCTTATATGTTTGTGAAGGCTTCACCTGCGAACAACCCATAAAAGGCGCTGAGGAAATTCAAAAAGTATTGAAATAA
- a CDS encoding DUF4412 domain-containing protein: MIKRRLFISVFALFMGMFSTTIYAQFEGQISMNVYSEDDGETEVNELNLYATADRIMIKGEENFDVMDKMSTDGLLIRNDLKDFIIMTGKNQALQVTKVEIEGLVEMLASWSGESEKSSNAPSKTDYSFSDRTQTILGYETAEMIVRDTENPEKHLSIWLAPDIDIDWGMMAERWNNMPESVDAEINGVTQDVIFKGKNFPLLIEAVDGNERTKLMEVSKVNKSSVAKAMVEIPSGVTLMSFKDYVFKMMMEQ; encoded by the coding sequence ATGATAAAAAGACGCTTATTTATTTCTGTATTTGCACTGTTTATGGGCATGTTTTCAACGACCATTTACGCTCAGTTTGAGGGGCAAATTTCTATGAATGTGTATAGTGAAGATGACGGAGAAACTGAAGTAAATGAACTGAATTTGTATGCCACGGCTGATCGAATTATGATCAAAGGAGAAGAGAATTTCGATGTTATGGATAAAATGAGCACAGACGGTTTATTGATTCGAAACGATCTGAAAGATTTTATAATAATGACCGGGAAAAATCAGGCTTTGCAGGTAACTAAAGTTGAAATTGAAGGATTGGTTGAAATGCTGGCCAGCTGGAGCGGAGAGTCTGAAAAATCAAGTAATGCTCCATCAAAAACCGATTACAGTTTTTCAGATAGAACTCAAACGATTCTTGGTTACGAGACAGCCGAAATGATTGTTCGGGATACTGAAAACCCGGAAAAACACCTGTCAATTTGGTTAGCACCGGATATTGATATTGACTGGGGGATGATGGCCGAGCGATGGAATAACATGCCGGAAAGTGTAGACGCTGAAATCAATGGAGTTACTCAGGACGTTATTTTTAAAGGAAAAAACTTCCCTTTATTAATAGAGGCAGTTGACGGGAACGAGAGGACCAAACTGATGGAAGTAAGCAAGGTAAATAAATCAAGTGTTGCCAAGGCGATGGTAGAAATTCCGTCCGGCGTGACATTGATGAGTTTTAAAGATTATGTTTTTAAGATGATGATGGAGCAGTAA
- a CDS encoding methylglyoxal synthase: MKPKKNIALIAHDHRKMDLLDWAEYNSEHLSNHNLFGTGTTGKLVSEKTGLPVFRFKSGPLGGDLQIGTAIVQNEIDVMIFFWDPLQAQPHDVDVKALQRISIVYNIPMACNRSSADFLITSPLMGSKYDRFIVDYSQRFKKDFDAE; encoded by the coding sequence ATGAAGCCCAAGAAAAATATCGCACTAATCGCTCACGATCATCGTAAAATGGACCTGCTGGATTGGGCTGAATATAACAGCGAACATCTTTCAAATCACAACCTGTTTGGGACCGGAACTACCGGAAAATTGGTTTCAGAAAAAACAGGCTTGCCTGTGTTCAGATTTAAAAGCGGTCCTTTGGGAGGCGATCTTCAGATCGGAACTGCTATAGTTCAAAACGAGATCGATGTGATGATCTTTTTCTGGGATCCTTTGCAAGCCCAACCCCATGATGTGGATGTGAAAGCACTTCAGAGAATTAGTATTGTGTATAACATCCCGATGGCCTGTAACCGGTCTTCAGCTGATTTTCTGATTACATCCCCACTGATGGGATCCAAATACGACCGCTTTATTGTAGATTACAGCCAACGTTTTAAAAAAGATTTTGATGCCGAATAA
- a CDS encoding adenylate/guanylate cyclase domain-containing protein — MKEGQQQLHIWNFKLAASPNQLWPYISDTNRLFRKLGATPVQTTSLSRNTPKGYLELSNHSLKSYMTWTEEPYSWETPYRYEVKRNYKLGILKELRLYTECIPTDEGTKLIVKIWVTPSNVALSYLVKFYINYVIKIRLNKYLQKIEKSATGNVKPYELSKPKKLVRGANRKLETLKERLIEESKRKRIVERLIHLIRYAEDEDLKRIHPYALAEYWGEKKYSVLNVFLHASKLDLLDFSWDVCCPKCKSPKNNFRKMKKARVHLFCEDCDSDYTMDFNRNTHLVFRPHPLIRTIPDKMYCLGGPGSKPHRVIQQTLGIGDERYPQLELEVGTYLFRTHNHEGHLKLHVRDDGADNVKFFITDEELDGQEIVISRTPNLSISNYSSKNLVCFIDKLNWKEEAIYASEVSSSVDFTSLFSRETLKETSKVKASEVTMLFTDLMNSTELYVKEGDESAIGRVMGHFKIIQQIVAEERGGIVKTIGDSVMAVFWEPVSALKAVQRIQQIFTTSSSVGNAFKIKAGVHYGDCTAVNLNGRIDYFGTTVNIASRLVDAASEKEIMVSEAVFNHPDVQLYLDQHSDTFFVKESLKELKGFDDEEFKVKQIRLERPPMRLVI; from the coding sequence ATGAAGGAAGGACAACAACAATTACATATTTGGAATTTCAAGTTGGCGGCATCACCCAACCAGCTGTGGCCCTATATCTCAGATACTAATCGGCTTTTCAGAAAACTTGGGGCAACTCCTGTCCAAACAACATCACTATCTCGCAATACTCCAAAAGGATATTTAGAACTTAGCAATCATAGCTTAAAATCGTACATGACGTGGACAGAGGAGCCCTATTCATGGGAAACCCCTTATCGGTACGAAGTGAAGAGAAACTACAAGCTGGGTATACTTAAAGAATTAAGACTGTACACAGAATGCATACCTACCGATGAAGGCACAAAGTTAATAGTTAAAATTTGGGTAACTCCATCCAATGTGGCCCTATCATATCTGGTTAAATTTTATATCAACTATGTCATAAAAATCAGACTCAATAAGTATTTACAGAAGATAGAAAAAAGTGCTACAGGCAATGTAAAGCCGTATGAGTTATCTAAACCCAAAAAATTAGTCCGTGGAGCAAATCGAAAATTAGAGACTCTCAAAGAAAGGCTTATTGAAGAAAGTAAACGAAAGCGTATCGTTGAGCGGCTTATTCACCTTATCAGGTATGCAGAAGATGAAGATCTGAAACGCATACACCCTTATGCTCTTGCCGAATACTGGGGTGAAAAAAAATATTCGGTACTCAATGTATTTCTGCATGCCTCAAAGCTTGATTTGCTTGACTTCAGCTGGGATGTATGCTGTCCTAAATGCAAGTCTCCAAAAAATAATTTTCGTAAAATGAAAAAAGCGAGAGTCCATCTTTTCTGTGAAGATTGCGACTCCGATTATACCATGGATTTTAACCGAAACACGCACCTCGTTTTCAGACCTCATCCCCTTATCCGTACAATCCCGGATAAAATGTATTGCCTGGGAGGGCCGGGTTCTAAACCTCACCGTGTAATTCAACAAACTTTAGGTATCGGAGACGAACGCTATCCCCAACTCGAGCTCGAAGTGGGCACCTATCTATTTCGTACACATAATCATGAGGGGCATTTGAAACTCCATGTCAGGGATGACGGTGCCGACAATGTTAAATTTTTCATTACAGATGAAGAACTGGACGGGCAGGAAATAGTCATATCCCGCACCCCCAATCTGAGCATCAGTAATTATTCTTCCAAAAATCTGGTATGTTTTATTGACAAGCTAAACTGGAAAGAAGAAGCTATTTACGCCAGCGAAGTAAGTTCATCAGTAGATTTCACCTCTCTGTTTTCAAGGGAAACCTTAAAAGAAACAAGTAAGGTAAAAGCATCTGAAGTTACCATGTTATTTACCGACTTAATGAATTCTACCGAACTGTATGTGAAAGAAGGCGATGAATCAGCTATTGGCAGAGTGATGGGACACTTTAAAATTATACAGCAGATAGTGGCTGAAGAACGAGGTGGTATTGTGAAAACCATCGGAGATTCTGTGATGGCGGTGTTTTGGGAACCGGTATCGGCATTAAAAGCTGTACAACGTATTCAACAAATTTTTACTACTTCCTCTTCGGTTGGCAATGCATTTAAGATTAAAGCCGGGGTTCACTATGGAGATTGTACCGCTGTAAATCTCAACGGCCGCATTGATTACTTTGGAACCACCGTTAATATTGCTTCCCGCCTGGTTGATGCGGCTTCTGAAAAAGAAATCATGGTGTCGGAAGCTGTTTTCAACCATCCTGATGTACAGCTTTATCTTGACCAGCATTCCGATACATTTTTTGTAAAAGAAAGCTTAAAAGAACTAAAAGGCTTTGATGATGAAGAGTTTAAAGTGAAACAAATTCGCCTGGAACGCCCCCCTATGCGCTTGGTTATTTAG
- the mnmA gene encoding tRNA 2-thiouridine(34) synthase MnmA: MSKKGRVLVAMSGGVDSSVAAVMLQEQGYEVIGITMKTWDYHRSGGKSDKETGCCTVESMNDARHIAVNHGFKHFIVDIREEFGDWVIDRFVDDYLGGRTPNPCVLCNTHIKWAALLKRADNLGCDFIATGHYAKVREENGRYVISRGHDPKKDQSYALWGVAQKHLARTIFPLGTYPKTEIRQIAEDHGLLNVANKPDSYEICFVPDDDYRRFLRDRVDGLEERVSGGKFVDKNGNVVGEHEGYPFYTIGQRRGLDLAMGKPVYVTHIDPVTNTITIGEKEDLVSSTLIAGEMNLIKYDKIPEDEMEITGAIRYNDDGAIGYLSQISENQMKVHFPAGREAITPGQAIVCYEGNDVVAGGWIKKVNVGMDDLIPA, translated from the coding sequence ATGAGTAAAAAAGGCAGAGTATTAGTAGCCATGAGTGGCGGTGTTGATTCCTCCGTAGCAGCAGTTATGTTGCAGGAGCAAGGCTATGAAGTCATCGGCATCACGATGAAAACGTGGGATTACCATCGCAGTGGCGGTAAATCAGACAAAGAAACCGGATGTTGCACGGTAGAGTCTATGAACGATGCTCGTCACATCGCCGTAAATCATGGTTTTAAGCACTTCATTGTAGATATAAGGGAAGAGTTCGGCGATTGGGTGATTGACCGTTTTGTGGACGATTATTTAGGCGGAAGAACCCCGAATCCATGTGTGCTTTGCAATACCCACATCAAGTGGGCCGCTTTGTTGAAGCGAGCTGATAATTTAGGATGTGATTTTATTGCAACCGGTCATTATGCCAAGGTGCGTGAAGAAAACGGACGCTATGTTATATCGCGCGGGCATGATCCTAAAAAAGATCAATCTTATGCATTGTGGGGAGTAGCGCAAAAACATCTGGCTAGAACTATTTTTCCGCTTGGAACGTACCCAAAAACTGAAATCCGTCAGATTGCGGAAGATCATGGATTACTCAATGTGGCAAATAAGCCGGACTCCTATGAAATTTGTTTCGTACCCGATGACGATTATCGCCGATTTCTACGCGACCGTGTAGACGGATTGGAAGAAAGAGTATCCGGCGGTAAATTTGTGGATAAAAATGGAAATGTGGTTGGAGAGCATGAAGGTTATCCATTCTATACCATAGGTCAAAGAAGAGGCCTGGATTTGGCTATGGGGAAGCCGGTATATGTAACCCATATTGATCCTGTTACCAATACTATTACCATTGGTGAAAAAGAAGATCTGGTCAGCTCTACATTGATAGCAGGTGAAATGAATCTCATTAAGTATGACAAGATTCCTGAAGATGAAATGGAGATTACAGGAGCGATTAGATACAATGATGACGGAGCTATAGGATATCTATCACAAATCAGTGAAAATCAAATGAAAGTACACTTTCCGGCGGGTCGTGAGGCGATTACACCGGGGCAAGCCATTGTCTGCTATGAAGGGAATGATGTAGTAGCCGGCGGTTGGATTAAGAAAGTGAATGTGGGTATGGATGATTTAATTCCGGCCTGA
- the ndk gene encoding nucleoside-diphosphate kinase, producing MAKERTLTILKPDCVRKGLIGEVTKRIQEAGFKILAMKMTRLTKDTAGGFYAVHKERPFYEELCEFMSSGACVPMILEKENAIADFRKLIGATNPAEADKGTIRADFADSVGENIVHGSDSVENGKIEAAYFFAESEVVANQA from the coding sequence ATGGCAAAAGAAAGAACACTGACTATTCTAAAACCTGATTGCGTCCGAAAAGGACTGATTGGAGAAGTAACTAAGAGAATTCAAGAAGCCGGTTTTAAGATTCTGGCGATGAAAATGACTCGTTTAACTAAAGATACTGCCGGTGGTTTTTATGCAGTACACAAAGAGCGTCCATTTTATGAGGAGCTGTGTGAGTTCATGAGCAGCGGAGCATGCGTACCAATGATTCTTGAAAAGGAAAATGCTATTGCTGATTTTAGAAAATTAATTGGGGCTACCAATCCGGCAGAAGCAGATAAAGGAACTATACGGGCTGACTTTGCAGACAGCGTTGGAGAAAATATCGTTCACGGTTCTGATTCGGTGGAAAATGGCAAGATTGAAGCTGCTTACTTTTTTGCAGAGTCTGAAGTAGTAGCAAATCAAGCTTAA